DNA from Tripterygium wilfordii isolate XIE 37 chromosome 4, ASM1340144v1, whole genome shotgun sequence:
TGATTAACTAGATAAAACAGTTAAACTTAATAAGTTTTACCTTAGATCACATTACACAGCTCCCTTCATGGACCAGAAACAATGAACTTTCCATTGCCTTCATAGAAACAAAGCCCCTAAATCTAGCTTCAAAGAGTTAAATGTTAAttggtagaagaagaagaacctaAACGCATCAAGTCTGTTCAAATCCACATAAGATTCCGAGCCCAATGCTATTCAAAATCTTCTATGGCAATGTCCAGCTCCTGTTACATTCTTCATATGTTCTGGACCGTCCAGAAGCCAGTCTGCACTTGCATGATTTGTTTTCATAACTTTCACAGTTAGAGCAAGCTTTCACGTTTAATAGAATAACAGATTAGAAAAATTATTCCagacaaatataaaaatctCAGTTTGAATACAGATTCCACTGCAGCCCTATCACCCCCTGCCCATCTATACATTATTTTCTGCCACTAATGTTTAATTGTTTGTAACTTTATGTCTCCATGACTCTTTTCTTTATATTCTCTATCAACCTATTGGTACTTGAAACCAAATTCTCAGAGAATCTTCTATGCTTAACAACTTCTCTCgcagctttacaagtttttaatATATCAGACATTGCTTCAGCTTTTCGCATTATAGATGTTCTCCTTGCGCGTGATGGATCCCCGGGGGGCAGGTTTGTTGGATGAGATACAGAAGACATCAAACCATAGAGTTTATGTGCCATATCATCCATTCCTCGTTGCTTTAGTTCAGTACTCAACAGCCGGAAAGTAAGGTACTGAGGCACTATACCCCTCCGTAACATGTCCCCAAACTCTGCAAAAGCCTCCTTCAATTTATGCATTCTACAAAGCAAATGAATCAGCATGGTTCCAATGGCTAGGTCCATGTCACATCCTCTAGCTCTCATTTCCATGCTAACTTGAACTGCCAAATCCAATCTCTGTTCCTCACATAACATCTTCACCAGAAGATGGTAAGTAAGCCGATCTGGATTGTGCCCTGATTCGATCATCTTGGTGTAAAGGTTCATCCCCTCCTCAATTTTACCAAATTTAGAGAAGTATCTGAAAAAGTAGTTATATGTTTTAGGCATTGGGATGAAACCCCTGCCAATCATGGTCTTAAGGATCTTGCTAGCACCGACAAGATCTCCAGCCTTGCAATAGCCCTTCACCAAAGAATTGTAAGTGGAAATAGTTGGGCCAGATCCACACAATGAAAAACGTTCCATCATCCTAGAAACCTCCTTGAACCTACCAGCTTCccctaaagcatcaataatTGGATTGTACACTATAGCATTTGGTTCAATTCCTTCCCTCCTCATTTCATGCACTAATGAAATTGCCCTGTCAACACGACGCATCCTACAGTAACCTTCCACAGTGGTACCATATGTGACAACATTAGGGGTCACATTGTCATTTCTCATATCGGTCCAAAGTCCCTCTGCATGTTCGAGTTTTCTTGACCTCAACCACCCATTCAGTAGTATATTATATACCCGAACCGTAGGAACCCAAGTTGGATCAAGTTCCTTCTTCCT
Protein-coding regions in this window:
- the LOC119996609 gene encoding pentatricopeptide repeat-containing protein At5g11310, mitochondrial-like, whose translation is MNGICCLHKCYYLRSLTATKLAATFPFSSFTAADESWVSVSCNPVIKWPQPSNGPPWAPPPPPQPLTPPEQSLSPNLSPSYQQDDVTTLYSLLRDPSLRAGHTLEAALDNTGIEPVSALLQAVFDHFDSSPKLLHTLFHWALKKPGFQSTPALFNSMIYLLGKVREFDSAWFLILDLIGKNEGLELISCDTFAIMIRRYSRGGMTQPAIRTFEYASTLDLIRNSDSVTNLLEILLDSLCKEGHVRVASEYFDRKKELDPTWVPTVRVYNILLNGWLRSRKLEHAEGLWTDMRNDNVTPNVVTYGTTVEGYCRMRRVDRAISLVHEMRREGIEPNAIVYNPIIDALGEAGRFKEVSRMMERFSLCGSGPTISTYNSLVKGYCKAGDLVGASKILKTMIGRGFIPMPKTYNYFFRYFSKFGKIEEGMNLYTKMIESGHNPDRLTYHLLVKMLCEEQRLDLAVQVSMEMRARGCDMDLAIGTMLIHLLCRMHKLKEAFAEFGDMLRRGIVPQYLTFRLLSTELKQRGMDDMAHKLYGLMSSVSHPTNLPPGDPSRARRTSIMRKAEAMSDILKTCKAAREVVKHRRFSENLVSSTNRLIENIKKRVMET